One segment of Castanea sativa cultivar Marrone di Chiusa Pesio chromosome 3, ASM4071231v1 DNA contains the following:
- the LOC142628770 gene encoding uncharacterized protein LOC142628770 has translation MTYGFEAVIPIETGFPTLSSNQLLSGNNDRLLSLDLDLAEEQREIAAVRLAWYQQKLRQGFDKGIKVRVFIPGDLVLHKVVRNLRNPFWGKLGPNWEGPYRVTSIAEMGAYRLEDLDGVVVPRP, from the coding sequence ATGACGTATGGGTTTGAGGCAGTTATTCCTATTGAAACAGGTTTCCCAACATTAAGTTCCAACCAACTCCTCAGTGGCAACAATGACCGATTACTATCTCTTGATCTTGACTTAGCCGAGGAACAAAGGGAAATAGCTGCGGTCAGATTGGCATGGTACCAACAGAAACTTAGGCAAGGATTTGACAAAGGGATCAAGGTTAGGGTGTTCATTCCCGGAGATCTCGTTTTGCATAAAGTGGTCAGAAATCTAAGGAACCCCTTTTGGGGAAAACTGGGTCCTAATTGGGAAGGTCCTTACCGGGTAACTTCTATAGCGGAAATGGGGGCTTATCGGTTGGAAGATCTAGACGGGGTTGTAGTTCCTCGACCGtga